The Chloroflexota bacterium DNA window AAGGGCTACAAGCAGGTGGTCTTCACGGAGATCCCGTGCAACTGGTTCCAGTGCCAGGAGAACAGCATCGACCCCGTACACGTCGAGTGGCTGCACGGCCGCTGGTCTAGAGTGCTGGGCGTCGGGCGCGGGCCGGAGCCGCAGGCGCACGCGAAGGTCGGCTTCGACGAGTTCGATCACGGCATCGTTTACCGCCGAGTCTTCGAGGGCGGCACCGAGCAGGACGAGCAGTGGACCGTCGGCCGGGTCTGCCTGTGGCCGAACGCACTGTACGTCGGCCACTTCGAGTGGCGGGTGCCCATCGACGACGAGAACACGCTGAGCGTGGCGTGGTTCAACGTCCCTGTTCCCGGCGAGGCCCCCTTCGAGCAGGAGCGCATCCACTACTGGAACTCCCCGCTGACGGACGAGAACACGGGCCGCTGGATAGACACGCACGTCATGAACCAGGACTTCATCGCGTGGGTGGGCCAGGGCGCGCTGGCCGACCGAACGCAGGAGCACCTGGGCGGCAGCGACCAGGGCATCATCCTGATGCGCCGCCGCATGCTGGAGGAGGCCCGCGTGGTCGCCGACGGCGGTGAGCCCAAGTGCGTGTACCGCGACCCGGAGGCCAACCAGATGCTGTACCTGCCTCGACAGGGCCGGGCACGCGAGGACCAGGGCTTGCCGCCGCAGTTCCGCAACCCGGACCCCACCAAGGCGCCTCGCAATGTCCACCTCGCGAAGCAGCCGCAGTGGATCCTGGACGAGATGGACAGCATCTGGCAGGAGCGCCTTGCTGAGGTGGAGAACTACACCCCCGTCGAGGCGGAAGTAGAGTAGCAAAGGCCGGGGCCGTCAGGTGACGCCCCGATGACGGGTAATCGATAGCACGGCCGGGAGCGTCCTTGTTGGTAGGGCGCTCCTAGCTGTGCTATACTGGCGGGTGCAAATTCAAAAGTCCGCCCATACGCCGTTGGGCGGCGGGATAGTGGATTGGCGAACCCGAGAGCATATGAGCTAGTTGTGGTCTTGAGCCCGGCCCTGGACCAGGAGGAGGTGGATGGGACCATGGAGCGCATCCATGGAATCATCACGGGAGCGGGTGGAGAGCTGACCAACCAGGAGAGCTGGGGCATGCGTCGCCTGGCCTATCCAATCCAGGACTACACGGAGGGGAACTACTTCCTCACCCAGTTCACCACGGACCCGGACCAGACACGGCCGCTGGAGAACGCCCTTGGGCTGTCCGAGGACATTCTGCGGCACTTGCTGATTCGCATAGACAACTAGCGCGTCCAGATTCTCCAGGACGGCAAGGGGGCAACCATGGTCAGCATGAACAAAATTACCATCATCGGCCACTTGGGCCGTGACCCGGAGATGCGTTACACGCCACAGGGCACGGCAGTGACGGACTTTTCCGTTGCCACCTCACGCGCCTACACGGACGGCATGGGGGAACGGCGCGAGGAGACAGACTGGTTTCGCGTCAGCGCGTGGCGACAGCTGGCGGAACTCTGCAACCAATACCTGCAGAAGGGCAGCCTGGTGTACGTCGAGGGCCGCCTGCATGTCCGCACCTACGAGGCGAACGATGGAAGCACGCGCTTTTCCAGTGACGTAACAGCCAATGAAGTCCGGTTTCTAAATCGCCCTGACCGGGACAGCCAGGGCGCTGCCGGCAGCGGGTTCGGCAGCGGGCCGACGGAGCCCGACGACCTGCCCTTCTAGCATGAGAGACACATTGAGCATGGTGGAGGACCGTTAACGTTATGACAACGACTGGAGAGCAATCCAGACCGCCGACGGGAGCGCCGGGCGGCGGGCCATCCGGGCCGCGCCCGAGCGGAGGTCCTTCAGGGCCGCGCCCGGGCGGGGGTCCGCGGGGCCGCGCCGGCGGCGGGCGAGGACGCCGCTTCTATCCGCCGCGTCGGCGCGTATGCGCCTTTTGCGTGGAGAAGAAGATCGTCATCGACTACAAGAACGTCGGGATGCTGCGCCGCTACATCACGGAGCGGGCGCGCATCAGCCCGCGGCGCCGCACCGGCACCTGCGCCCGGCACCAGCGCATCCTCGCGGAAGCCATCAAGCGGGCGCGGCAGATCGCGATGCTGCCCTTCACCCCGGACCACATCCGGGTCACGGGCTGGCACGGCTAGGCTTCGGCCGCAGACGCCTCCAACGCGTACATTCTGTTGGGAATCCGCGTTGCGGGTGCAACCTGCAGGGCCAATTGAGCGTTTATAGTTCATATGACCCCTAACCCCGCCGTATTGCTGCGGCGGGTGTTACACAGACACACACATCAGCAGGAAACAGGACGCGGTGGAAAGACAGCGAATTTTGGCAGCCAACCTCGGCAGGCGCAACCGAGGGTCCAACCTGCAGCGCGAAAAGGGCCGGCAGCGCGTCGCCATCGGCATCGCGGTGGTCGTCGTCCTGCTGGTCATCGCCATCCCCATCTACGGCTGGGTGACCACCTTCGTGCTGCCCCCGCGCGAGGTCATCGTCCGCGTCAACGACGTTGAGTACGACATGGGCTACCTGGTGAAGCTGATGCGCATGGTGCAGCGGCAAACCGAGGCCGGCGGGCAGACCGTGAACCTCGGCACCGTGCCGTTCCAACTGGTGCAGGACCTGGCGACCAACGAGCTCATCGTCCAAGGCGCGCAGGCGCGGGGGATTCAGGTAACCGACGAGGAGCTGGACGCGGAACTGCGGCTGCGCGTCCTCGGCCCGGTCGACCCGGAGTCCACGTCGACGCCTGCCGAGATCGAGACGGAGTTTCAGGAGACCTACCGCCAGTTTCTGAACCAGGTCCAGGTCACGGATGACGAATACCGGGATATCGTCGCGCGAGACATGTACCGGATCAGGCTCGAGGAGGTCCTGGGCGAAACCGTCCCGAAGGAGCAGGAGCACGTTCACCTGTACGCGCTGGCCGTGCAGACCCAAGAGGACGTGGAGGAGATCCGCACCAAGTTTGCGCGCGGCTCGACCTTCACGGAGCTCGTGGAGGAGTACGCCCAGGACCCCGAGACGCTCCGCCGCGAGGGCGAGGTAGACTGGGTGCCGCGCGGCGTTCTGGAGGAGGGCGTCGGGGGCTACATCTTCGACGAGCTCCAGGTGGGCGAACTCTCTGAGGGCATTCCCGACTTCGACCCCAATACCGGCCAGGACTACTTCATCATCTACTACGTGCCGGAGCGGGAGGCGTCCCGCACAGTCTCGGAGCAGAACCTGGAGAGCCTGCAGTCAAAGGTCGTGTCCGACTGGGTCATCGAGGAGCGGAACCGGCAGGACGTGGTGACGGACTTCGACTCCACCCAGTACGCGTGGCTCGCCAAGAAACTCCGCCTGACCACGATCATCCCCACACCCGCGGCTCGGTAGCGGGAGCCGTGCGCATGGCGGAAAAGAGCGCCCTGGGCGTAGGCCTGCTTGGCTTGGGCGTCATTGGCAGCCACGTAGCCTCCCGCCTGCTCGACCCCGGGACCGCCGCCGCCTTCGGACGCCCCGTCGAGCTGCGCAGGGCGCTGGTGCGGCGGCTGGACCTCCCCCGAAGCGTCGCGCTGCCTGACGGCGTGCTCACGGACGACTTCGCCGACGTGCTCGAGGACGACGGCATCGACGTCGTCGTGGAGGCCATGGGCGGGGAGCACCCCGCACTCAACCACCTCACGCAGCTCCTTTCGCAAGGCGTCAGCGTCGTCACCGCCAACAAAGAGGTAGTGGCCAAGCACGGCCCCGCGCTCATGGCGGCGGCGCGCTCGTCCGGCGCACACCTGCGCTACGAGGCCAGCGTCGGCGGAGGCATCCCCATCATCGGCCCGCTGCAGGACGACCTGCTGGCCAACGACATCAGCTCCGTGCGCGCTATCATCAACGGCACCACCAACTACATCCTGACCAAGATGTCGCAGGAGGGGCTGGCCTTTGGCGACGCGCTCGCGCAGGCGCAGGCACTGGGCTACGCGGAGCCCGACCCGGCCAACGACATAGAGGGGCGGGACGCGGTCTACAAGCTGGCCATCCTGGCCTCTCTGGCCTTCCACACCACCGTCACGCCGGACCAGGTGCACTGCGAGGGCATCACGGCGCTGGAGGCCGACGACTTCCAGTACGCCCACGAGCTTGGGTACGAGATCAAGCTGCTGGCCATCGCGCAGCGCATCGACGGGGCCGTGCAGGCTCGCGTCCACCCGGCGCTGCTGCACCGCGAGACGATGCTGGCGAAAGTGGAGGGCCCCTTCAACGCCGTCGAGGTCGAGGGCGACCTTGTGGGGCCCGTGGTGTTCCACGGACGCGGCGCGGGCCCTGCGCCAACTGCCAGCGCCATCATCGGCGACCTGCTGGCCTGCACGCGGGGCGAGGCGTCGGATCCCGGCGGGTCGAGCCCGCAGTGGACGCCGCTGCCGGTGCGGCCGATGCGTGACCTTGAGACGCAGTACTACCTGCGCATAAGCGCGTCAGACCAGCCGGGCGTGCTGGCGCAGATCGCCCGGGCCTTTAGCGACCACACCATCAGCCTCGCGTCCGTGATCCAGAAGGACGCCGACAACCAGGCGGGGACGGCGGACCTGGTCATCACGACACACCCCGCCCGCGAGGCGGCCATGCAGTCCGCGCTGGAGGACCTGAAGCGGCTCTCCGTGCTGACGGCGGTGCACAACCTGCTGCGCGTGGAAGCGGCGTGACCCCTACCAAGTTCCCCGCCCAACAGTTATCCTGTCACTAGCGCAATGCGGAGTATTCAATGAACCAGGGCGTCCTCCAGACGTACCACGAGTTCCTCCCGATAACCACCTCCACGCCAATGATCTCGTTGGGAGAGGGCAGCACCCCATTGGTGCGCTCTCACCGGATGGCGGCGGAGTTGGGGTTGGAGAACCTCTACTTCAAGCTGGAGGGCTGCAACCCCACCGGCTCATTCAAAGATCGCGGCATGGTGATGGCCGTGGCCAACGCCCTTGAGAACCAGAGCCGGACGATCATCTGCGCCTCCACCGGCAACACCAGCGCTTCCGCGGCGGCCTACGGCGCCCACTGCAACCTCTCGACGGTGGTGCTGGTGCCGAAGGGAAACGTGGCA harbors:
- a CDS encoding RHO alpha subunit C-terminal catalytic domain-containing protein; protein product: KGYKQVVFTEIPCNWFQCQENSIDPVHVEWLHGRWSRVLGVGRGPEPQAHAKVGFDEFDHGIVYRRVFEGGTEQDEQWTVGRVCLWPNALYVGHFEWRVPIDDENTLSVAWFNVPVPGEAPFEQERIHYWNSPLTDENTGRWIDTHVMNQDFIAWVGQGALADRTQEHLGGSDQGIILMRRRMLEEARVVADGGEPKCVYRDPEANQMLYLPRQGRAREDQGLPPQFRNPDPTKAPRNVHLAKQPQWILDEMDSIWQERLAEVENYTPVEAEVE
- the rpsF gene encoding 30S ribosomal protein S6 → MANPRAYELVVVLSPALDQEEVDGTMERIHGIITGAGGELTNQESWGMRRLAYPIQDYTEGNYFLTQFTTDPDQTRPLENALGLSEDILRHLLIRIDN
- the ssb gene encoding single-stranded DNA-binding protein, with translation MVSMNKITIIGHLGRDPEMRYTPQGTAVTDFSVATSRAYTDGMGERREETDWFRVSAWRQLAELCNQYLQKGSLVYVEGRLHVRTYEANDGSTRFSSDVTANEVRFLNRPDRDSQGAAGSGFGSGPTEPDDLPF
- the rpsR gene encoding 30S ribosomal protein S18, which gives rise to MTTTGEQSRPPTGAPGGGPSGPRPSGGPSGPRPGGGPRGRAGGGRGRRFYPPRRRVCAFCVEKKIVIDYKNVGMLRRYITERARISPRRRTGTCARHQRILAEAIKRARQIAMLPFTPDHIRVTGWHG
- a CDS encoding SurA N-terminal domain-containing protein — its product is MERQRILAANLGRRNRGSNLQREKGRQRVAIGIAVVVVLLVIAIPIYGWVTTFVLPPREVIVRVNDVEYDMGYLVKLMRMVQRQTEAGGQTVNLGTVPFQLVQDLATNELIVQGAQARGIQVTDEELDAELRLRVLGPVDPESTSTPAEIETEFQETYRQFLNQVQVTDDEYRDIVARDMYRIRLEEVLGETVPKEQEHVHLYALAVQTQEDVEEIRTKFARGSTFTELVEEYAQDPETLRREGEVDWVPRGVLEEGVGGYIFDELQVGELSEGIPDFDPNTGQDYFIIYYVPEREASRTVSEQNLESLQSKVVSDWVIEERNRQDVVTDFDSTQYAWLAKKLRLTTIIPTPAAR
- a CDS encoding homoserine dehydrogenase yields the protein MAEKSALGVGLLGLGVIGSHVASRLLDPGTAAAFGRPVELRRALVRRLDLPRSVALPDGVLTDDFADVLEDDGIDVVVEAMGGEHPALNHLTQLLSQGVSVVTANKEVVAKHGPALMAAARSSGAHLRYEASVGGGIPIIGPLQDDLLANDISSVRAIINGTTNYILTKMSQEGLAFGDALAQAQALGYAEPDPANDIEGRDAVYKLAILASLAFHTTVTPDQVHCEGITALEADDFQYAHELGYEIKLLAIAQRIDGAVQARVHPALLHRETMLAKVEGPFNAVEVEGDLVGPVVFHGRGAGPAPTASAIIGDLLACTRGEASDPGGSSPQWTPLPVRPMRDLETQYYLRISASDQPGVLAQIARAFSDHTISLASVIQKDADNQAGTADLVITTHPAREAAMQSALEDLKRLSVLTAVHNLLRVEAA